The genomic region TGTTCCGAAGCAATGGTAACTACCTCCTCTTGCATTTGGTCGAAGTAGGTGGTCAACTCTGTAGTCATTATAGAAGAGTGTGCAGGTGCCATTTGTTCTATAATAATTGTTACGTCAGGATTTGCACTTTGTATCTCATCAATAATAGCGTTGATGTTTGTTATTGCATCGTCGTAAAGCAATCCTTGTAGAGCGTCATTAGCCCCCGGAGAGCTGAACAAGACAATATCTGGTGTTCCTGCTTCGGCTAACCAACCGCTGATGCTACTTAAAATCCCTACCGAAGTCCAGCCGCCATGTCCTTCATGATCTACGTCAAAGTCATTACCATTATATGCCGGATACGATGCAGCGTCATTACTTGTGCCAATGTAGTCAAAATCCCAACCGCCATCAATTAAATCTTTCCAGAGATCATATCGATAACTTTCGTGGTCAGGACTTGAACCTTGTACCCGCGATGCGCCTAAAGGCATGATATTATTTAATGAAGTACTTGAAGAGTCATCTTCCTCAATATCATCATCTTTATTGCAAGCTACAATTGATATTGTTAAAATAATCATTATTATTGCATACAACACTTTAGTTAATTCCTGTCTTTTTACTTTCATTGTTTTTTTTTTAATGATTTGTTAAATTTTATTTTAAAGTTTGTTATTTAAGATATTTATTTATTCTGCATTACGCACCAGGCGCACATAATTATAAATTCTTATAGCATCACCTTGTGGACCATGACCAGTTGGATAATCATCAGGATCACCTACTTTGGGATCGCTCCGTTGAGCGCCGGCGCCGTGTACATCCATCCAACTATTCATATATCCCATCGCACGACCAAATGAGATATATGCTGCTTGAGCTCCTTCATGACCCTCTGCCCAACTAGCGTGTGTTGTGTTACTCCAGAAGTAAGGATAATCATCCTGACCACCTTCGTTTGTTATTTGGGTACAATTAAAAATTGGATCGATTGCTGCCGAACTACTTGTAGCTGGTGAAAGAGTATAGTCAACAATACTTTGAAGTTCTTTTATATTTGGTAAACGCCAGTCAGAATATTCTGCATATTCATGATTTTCTGCATAAGTAAGAGCATCTTCCCATTTTAATCCTTCACCATTGTCACTTTGCATCCACATGAGTTCCGTTGCATTGTCAGTTATTGTTCCATCACCATTGTCCACAAAATCATTTATTCCATAAGTATTATTACCACGTACGTACATTACATAAAACATTTTATCGCCACCCATTGTGCTTGTCCCATAACCTTTTATTCTTCCATCAGCCAGATTAGTGCCGAACATAGTTTCATTACCATTCATAGTGGTAGAAACATATTTTGATGTTGTAGCAAATTGTGCATCAATAAGCCGTTCATCTGCGTCAAGATCTCCATAACCAAATTCAAAATAATCAGTATCAATAAAAGGTGTAAATCCTTCAGTAGAAGTTCCTTCATATCCGCTTATATCTTCTCCACTAAAAAGAATAAGAGAATAAGCCTCCTTAATTGAAGGCAAACGCCAGTTGGTATAGCCAGCAAGATTAAAACTTGATGCACCAGCTAATGCATCTGCATAGGAAAGTTTATCATCCGCATCTATAGTGCCATCTTCGTTAAGGTCTGAACTTTGCGCCCACATAAGTCCGGTTACATTATCTGTTACGGTTCCATCGCCGTTATCTGTGTAAGATGGTTGGTTGCCGGAATATTGGGCATCCTGGCCATAAAATGCATCTCCTGAATTTGGTTCTGATATTTCAGCTGTAGTTCCATAGAAAGTAGTTTGATTGGTTCCTACTATAGGATAGCCCGAGATTTCAGGGAGGTTGTCATCAGGAGTATCAACTACAGTGTCATCGTCTTTACTACAAGCGGTAAATACAATCATTGAAATGATCAATACAATTCCTAATAATTTCTGAATTGTGCTACTTGTGTTTAAAATTTTTGTCTTCATTTTTTCAGTTTTTGTTTTCATCGTTTTATCGTTTTATAAATTTTTTAGTATAAATCTCATTCAATCCAACACCTGTTTCCGCATCTTTTACCAGTCGGACATAATTGTAAATTCGGATGGCATCATCTTGCGGACTATGGCCATCTTCATACTCAGTAGGATCACCAATTTTAGGAACACTGTGGCCAGCAAAATCCTTAGCTTCAGCATAACATTGCAATTCCTGCCACAGAATGCCTTCACCGTTGTCATCCTGGATCCACATTAATCCGATAATCAAATCAGTTATAGTTTCACCTCCATTATCCTTGTATGCCATTTCTTCGCCTTTTAGATAATCTGCATCCTGTCCGTAAAAAGCATCCCTTGAAGTTTCAGTATTATTTTCAGTTGTTTCATTATCATCTTTATTGCAAGCTGAAAAGTTTAATCCTAAGAATTTGCTTTTAAATGTTTTCATATCAATTATTTATTACTTCAAATAATTATTTACGGCTGTTGCTCTCTCTGTGACATGCGAGCTAAGTTCGTTTACGGCTATTTGAAAATCTGAACTAGAATTTAAAAATGTATATCCCTCAGTTTCGGTGGTTGCATAAGGCTCAATCAATGCTGAATATGTTGAATATTGAGATTGAATAGTACTTCCATTGAAAGCCCCATCAACAATTTCCTGTAAATAGCTATCGTATTGAGCTTTATAAACAGCATCCTCACACAAGTACCCGATTAATGGCCATTCTGATGTATTTAATCCTGAAAAATCCAATGGTAACGAACCTCCTTGTTTTCCATATTGCAGTGCTTCATTATTATCCCAGGGAATCCAAGTCAGTTTATTGGTATTTGGATCATTATACAAGAAATAATTATGAGTCATTCTTCCATAGGTATCCCAATTTTGAATAACCGTATTCGCTGCCAAATATTTCAAAAACACATCGGTGTCAAAAACAGTTTCTAAATTTGTTCTCCAAGTGGCTGCATATGTTGTTCTTGTGTCGTCGTGCAGAGCAGTATATAAGGTTTGAATATCTGACCAATCCATGTCATCTTCATTTGTTTTTTTAACAAAAACATCTTCTGTAAATGACCCTGAAGCAAAACTTGCTCCATCACCATCTGGTTTATATAAATTTCCATCATCGTCTGAAAATTGTGTATCTAAAACAGTATCGTCAACTTCTTCAACCACAGTATATACTCCAAAATAAACAGGACCTTCCCCAAAATCTACATAAAGTGCATAAAATGCTGTATGTGGTCCTACTAAACCTGCATTCCTAAACACATCGCCTGCTACTTTTTCTCTTAACATCGATTTATCATCATAATTATTTTTAAGACTTAATTTTTTAAAACCATAAAAACGTTGGTTGTCTATCTGTGGATAATCATCTTCAAACTCATCAAAATCAAGCTTAAAAGCCAATTTTAAAATTCCTTTTTTCCAACTTGATTGTAAGCTTGAGTTACCCTTAAAACGAACACCCACTCTGTACCATTCTATTCCATTATAAAACACTTCGGCAGGAACAAAAATGGGATCTTCATCTGTATCAATCAATCCTCCTGGTCCTCCACCAGCACCAAAAGTTCCAAAAGTTTCCGTCATATTATCTAACATACTTTGCCAACGGTCTTCTCTTATGACAATATCAATTCGTTTTACAGCATTGTCCTCAAATACTTCATCAAAATTTGGGTCTGCATCATTGCTGTGTGTTTCTGTTGTCCAATCTGTAGCCTCAAAATCTGTATCATCAATAACTACAGTATTCTCTACTACAATATCATCATCTTTACTGCAAGCTGCAATTGATATTGTTAAAATGATCATTATCATTGCATATAAAACTATAGTTAATTTTCGTCTTTTAGATTTCATGGTTTAATCTTTAATAGTATGTTAAAATTATATTTTCAATTTTACTACAAGCAGAAAAGCTTAGTCCTAAAAATTTACTTTTAAATGTTTTCATATCAATCATTTTTTTAACTTAACTGATACGAAAGTATATAAAGGTTAATGCTCGGCAAAATATAATCGACAGTTCAAAGGATTTTATCTACATAAAAAAAGATTATCTATATAAAAGCAAGAATATAATAATCTACTGTGAAGCTAAAAATCTTCAAATATGTAAATGGTGGGTAATCAAGAAACAGCTTTATTTAACTTTCATTTTACAAAAAATACTTGAGTTATCTATTTCAAAAATTTCTGATTGAACATTATTCTTTGATGCAAGTTCTAGAAACTCTTGTCTGGAATATGTTGTTGCCGTAAATCCATCTTTACAAACAATAGTTCCATTTTTTGTCAATTCATAATCTATTTCACCTATTAATTTATTTTCCGATTGAATTTCAAACCATTTAAGTCTGTGATTCCAGAATTTCTCTGAGTAGGAGGAATAGAGAATAGTACCACCTTTTTTTGTAACACGAACAGATTCTTTCAATAGTTCTAATGGATCAACCTTAAATGCTGAAATACCGTTTTGAACACATATAGTAGTAGTAAAGTAACTATCAGGAAAGTCTAGTTTCTTAGCATCCATAACATAAAATTCAAGTTTATTATTGGACAGAGCGGTTTTTTTAGCCAATTGTACATTGTCTTTTGAAATATCAATACCAACTACTTTTTTTGCTTTTTCTAATAATCTAAAAGCAATACGACCATATCCACATCCTAAATCTAAAACAAGGTCATTATGTTTAATACTGTTTAATACAAAGTTTATTTCAGCTTGCAAAAATTGTTTTACTCTGGGTGGCGCTATCTCATAGCATTTTTCCAGATTGCTTGAGTTTAATATTTCTGAATAATAATTAATCATATAACTTTTTTAGATACTCTCATTGCCTTGCCCATAATTTGCAGCAAGTATGGCAGGTAGCCGTTCCTTATTCTGATTTATATTGATTTCTGCTATTTTCATATATACAACTCTTTGCCTTAATGAACGCTATGCTACTATGTGCTATGACTTGCTGAACTAAATCCAAGGAAGCTAATTCAGTAATAATCATGCAAGTTCATCTTTATTAATTTAATAAATTATGTAAAGATGGAGAAAAAAATGAATTTGAGCTAAAATAATTGTCGGAAAAATTAGACAAAAATTATCTAATTTTCGGAAAACAAACCGGAAACACTTTTGCAAAAATATAAGAATTCTGTAAGCTCGCAAAGTATTTTTGTCTTTTTCCTTAAATCCCGATATGCCATTTGAGCATTAGTTCAAATTTTCTTTTGCTTAATGAACCACTAAGTACGAGACCCGTACGCTTAGTGGTACTTCGGCAGGCTCAGCAGAGCTGTGAGAGGTGCACTGGTGACTATTTTGCCATCAGCCGCCTACTCGATTAGGCACTTTTTTTTATTTTATCAAAACGGCGTTGAACAATTGCCATTTTTTTCATAAACAAGTGAGTATCGAGAAAATAATTAGGATACGCATCTCTCAATTCTTGTATGTTTTCAGTAGAGACTAAAGCAACTTGAAAATTATCATTGTTGCTATATTCCTTTTCTAAATCAGTGTACCTAACATTTGCTTCGTCTAATCTTTCTGGTTCGAAAACTTCAATATTTACATATTTTTTCTTGATGTCAAGTAGGACTAAGTTGTATTTTCCATTTAATTCTTCTTTTTCACAAATAGCGTTAGAAACCTGAGAGAATGCATTTAGCTTAATTTCGATTTGATTATATCTAAATTCATAAACAGCTTGATTATACGTTTCGAACTCTGACAAATGAGCATATTTAGTTAATTGATTTGTTTTTTCAACAAATGAAAATGCAGAACTGGTTAGAGCAAAATATTTAAGCCATTTTTGTTTCCCTTCGTTAAATTTAAGTTGGGTGTTCAGATATGTACCCATTGTTTCTACGGCTGTTGCCCAAGCGTGTTGAACAACGGTTCTTACTTGAACTTCTACTAATAAACCATCCAGTTCTGGATTATCTTCATCTCTATAAACAAAAACTAGATGTATACCCCTATAACCACTTTCTTTAGGCTGCACTATATAATCGTCTTCATTTTTTAACTTTTGTGCAAAATCATTTGATTTTAAAGCTTTTACTAATCTTTTAACTTTAGGTATTGAATACACTACAACTCTTAATCCGGCAATATCTTGCATAGATGAAAGTTGAATATGATTTAGCCGTCTAAGTTTTTTAACAATTGAGGGTGTTCTTTTTAACCTCTTTGCAATTATTGCTTTTGAGTCAATTTCTAATGATTTTTTTATCAAGCATTCTTGAAATTTTTCTATCATTTTTCCATGTATTGAACGCCAATACGTCAATACATCTGATGCTTCTTGAATTTTCTCAGGAGTTTGAGTTTCTTTTGACTTAAAAGTCTTTCCTGCATTTTTAATTTTGTTTTTAGAATACATATGTTTCTGTTCTAATTCAGTTCTTGTTGTCAGAGAGTCTTAAAATTGTACCTAACATTAGTATAAACGGAATTTTCCGTTTATTTCTTTATTATTTTTTGTTTTAAATGCCATATCGTCGAAAGGATTAGCAATATCATTGAACTTTGTGCTTGATGCCTGAGTGTATATTTCAGTTGTCATATTTGTTTCATGTTCTAATATTGATTGACTTTGCTAAACATTAATTTAAATTAAAAATACCATTACAAAAATACAAGAATTCTGTAAGCTTGCAAACTATTTTTGTCTTTTTTCCATTAATTCCGAAGAGATATGCCATCAGAGTATCAACTCAAATTTTATTTTGCTTGATGAACCGCTAAGTACGAGAATCATTTCCCGATACAATGGGCGTGGTGGGAGAGGTGTACTGGTTACTATTTTCAGCATCATCTGCCTACTCGATTGAGCATAGTTTCTAAAAATATATTGGTCTGAAGCTCACACCATCAACCTTATTAAATTCTATAGAAGGAAATGGAACCTTAATATGGTTAATTGCTCTAAATACAATTTTTAACCATTTTTTATTTGTATGAATTTTGGAAAAGTCAATGTCTAATGAAAAAATATATTGACGATATCTTTCTAATTTAGGAAAGGGCTCACCCAAATAATACTTAGGATTTTCAAACTCATATATCATCCCGTTTGCACTGTATCCAAAAGCTAAATTGATCCATGAAGGAATTTTTTTTAATCCTGTTAGTTTTTGCATATTGCCTGATAGCCAATATGTATGAGCATTATAATCTAAAAAAAAACGTTCTAAATGGGATTCTCCAAGATGCGTATGATAATTTGGATATATACTGGGTAAATAGGAGAATTTCATCAAAAATACCTGTTCGTTAAATGCAGCCTCCTGAGTTACAAACAGTAGCGAACCGAATGTGTTTGCTATCATATCTGACCAAGAAAACCCCCATCCTTCATACAGTCCATCAAAAATTTCAATCGGGCTTTGAAAAATTAAACCTATTGGACCTCCATAAATCAGGGCCTTATTTTTATCTACTCCAGCTCTTCGCAATGCGTGGTAAGCAAAATAGCTTTCTTTATATGCTCCAAATGCATGTCCAAATTTATCCATTTGTAAATATCCTTTTGAGTCGTCATAAAAATGAAAAGGAACACGCTTGTGGTCTTTATACCAGATATATTGCAAAAAGGAAAGACCAACAAGGTATGAGCCAACTTCAATTCCTATCGTGGTATTTAATTGCTTCCTGTCAATTGAATCTGGATATGAAGTTACATTTAGCCGTTGAGCAAAAGTGGTCATTGAAACAATTGCTAAAAATAGAACTATGTAAATATGTCTCATGATTTCAACTTTTATTGTTCTATAAAATATTGCTCATTTAGGAAAACCCAAATTAGCATCAAGCTATATTATTCATACTCAATTTATTATTAAACCCAACATCTTTGGAAAACAAACCGGAAATTTCGCCACTCTCCAAAATCCTCGCTGGCTTAGGTTTAATTTAATCCCGATGAAAAATTGGGACTTGGTATTTTACGGTGTTTTTATATTCTCGGGTGTTGGCATTTCGTTATTTATCTTATTTTTTCTTTATGGCAAACTAAAACATTTTTCTTTTCTCCATGCCAATTATGAAATCCATTACCTTTACAATCCTTATAATCTGTACATGTTTCACATTGACCTGTTTTTGTCCATTCTCTGTTTCGAAATGGCTGAAATTTGCTTTTCCAAGTTTCATAAAAATTGTCCGTGCAAATATTTCCCTGTATAAAAGACCTATCAATGTTGGGACAGGCAGAAATCGAACCGTCAATTAGAATTGAACCAATATTAATCCCTGCTCTGCAAAAGAAGTAGGAATCTCTTACATGTGGTTCATATTTTCCTACATATCCTTCACAACTAAACTTTATATCTATCTCTTTCGATTTTCGATGTTTAGTTATAAAATCCATTAATTCAACAAATTGCTTATCTGTCAAAGATAAATCAGAATTATGAGCGGCTCTTCCGATTGGAATAATTGTAAATAATCTCCAAGCTTTTACATTTTTAGAAATCAATAATTCCCTGATTTGTTCTAGTTCATTGAAATTCTTTTGATTAACACAAGTTACAATATCAAAGTTTATTCGATTAGAAGATGATGCTAATTCAATTGCATTTATTACTTTTTCAAAACTATGGCTGTTATTTCTCAACCAATTATGTGATTCTTTGAGTCCGTCTAAACTGATTGTCAAAGCACCAATTCCTGCATTTAGTAATGAAATATGCCTTTCCTTATTGTATAAATGACCGTTTGAAACAATAGACCATTTAAATCCTCGTTTTCGTAATTCTTTTCCACAAAGCTCTAAATCGTTGCGTAAAAGAGGTTCTCCTCCTGTAAATACAACAGTGAAATTTTGAGGTATATTTTTAATTGTATCAATAGCCTGAAAGAAATCATGTGCAGGCATATCTTTATGCAAACTATCTTTGGAACAATCGCTACCACAATGCAAACAATTCAGATTACATCTTGTAGTACATTCCCAAAACAAGTAATTCAGTTCGTGAATTTTAGTTTCCGATTCTCTGAATTTTCTAAAACTATATTTTTTTAGTGATGAAAGCATTTATTTTTCTTCCATGGCTATATCCAAGTTTACGCTTTCATTTATTTGAGTCAAGACAGTATCTTTGTCTGCAAACAGTCCATTTTGAATAGAATCTATATCTTGAAATTGAAGTGTTAAACTTTCTAGCATTTCTGTGTAAAACGAAAATTTGCCATCTTTGTCTGTCAATTCATATTGCATATTTTCTGCCACTGAAACTTTTATCCCTTTAATTGCTAATCCTGAATTTTTAGACTTTACTTGCCCTTCAATAAATAAATCAAGTCCAAAATCTTGAGGTGTTCCGTAACAAGCTTGAAAAATAAACATTGCCGATGTAAAACTTAAT from Bacteroidota bacterium harbors:
- a CDS encoding DUF1566 domain-containing protein, which encodes MIVFTACSKDDDTVVDTPDDNLPEISGYPIVGTNQTTFYGTTAEISEPNSGDAFYGQDAQYSGNQPSYTDNGDGTVTDNVTGLMWAQSSDLNEDGTIDADDKLSYADALAGASSFNLAGYTNWRLPSIKEAYSLILFSGEDISGYEGTSTEGFTPFIDTDYFEFGYGDLDADERLIDAQFATTSKYVSTTMNGNETMFGTNLADGRIKGYGTSTMGGDKMFYVMYVRGNNTYGINDFVDNGDGTITDNATELMWMQSDNGEGLKWEDALTYAENHEYAEYSDWRLPNIKELQSIVDYTLSPATSSSAAIDPIFNCTQITNEGGQDDYPYFWSNTTHASWAEGHEGAQAAYISFGRAMGYMNSWMDVHGAGAQRSDPKVGDPDDYPTGHGPQGDAIRIYNYVRLVRNAE
- a CDS encoding CotH kinase family protein, with protein sequence MKSKRRKLTIVLYAMIMIILTISIAACSKDDDIVVENTVVIDDTDFEATDWTTETHSNDADPNFDEVFEDNAVKRIDIVIREDRWQSMLDNMTETFGTFGAGGGPGGLIDTDEDPIFVPAEVFYNGIEWYRVGVRFKGNSSLQSSWKKGILKLAFKLDFDEFEDDYPQIDNQRFYGFKKLSLKNNYDDKSMLREKVAGDVFRNAGLVGPHTAFYALYVDFGEGPVYFGVYTVVEEVDDTVLDTQFSDDDGNLYKPDGDGASFASGSFTEDVFVKKTNEDDMDWSDIQTLYTALHDDTRTTYAATWRTNLETVFDTDVFLKYLAANTVIQNWDTYGRMTHNYFLYNDPNTNKLTWIPWDNNEALQYGKQGGSLPLDFSGLNTSEWPLIGYLCEDAVYKAQYDSYLQEIVDGAFNGSTIQSQYSTYSALIEPYATTETEGYTFLNSSSDFQIAVNELSSHVTERATAVNNYLK
- a CDS encoding class I SAM-dependent methyltransferase produces the protein MINYYSEILNSSNLEKCYEIAPPRVKQFLQAEINFVLNSIKHNDLVLDLGCGYGRIAFRLLEKAKKVVGIDISKDNVQLAKKTALSNNKLEFYVMDAKKLDFPDSYFTTTICVQNGISAFKVDPLELLKESVRVTKKGGTILYSSYSEKFWNHRLKWFEIQSENKLIGEIDYELTKNGTIVCKDGFTATTYSRQEFLELASKNNVQSEIFEIDNSSIFCKMKVK
- a CDS encoding RelA/SpoT domain-containing protein, which produces MYSKNKIKNAGKTFKSKETQTPEKIQEASDVLTYWRSIHGKMIEKFQECLIKKSLEIDSKAIIAKRLKRTPSIVKKLRRLNHIQLSSMQDIAGLRVVVYSIPKVKRLVKALKSNDFAQKLKNEDDYIVQPKESGYRGIHLVFVYRDEDNPELDGLLVEVQVRTVVQHAWATAVETMGTYLNTQLKFNEGKQKWLKYFALTSSAFSFVEKTNQLTKYAHLSEFETYNQAVYEFRYNQIEIKLNAFSQVSNAICEKEELNGKYNLVLLDIKKKYVNIEVFEPERLDEANVRYTDLEKEYSNNDNFQVALVSTENIQELRDAYPNYFLDTHLFMKKMAIVQRRFDKIKKSA
- a CDS encoding DUF2279 domain-containing protein, which produces MRHIYIVLFLAIVSMTTFAQRLNVTSYPDSIDRKQLNTTIGIEVGSYLVGLSFLQYIWYKDHKRVPFHFYDDSKGYLQMDKFGHAFGAYKESYFAYHALRRAGVDKNKALIYGGPIGLIFQSPIEIFDGLYEGWGFSWSDMIANTFGSLLFVTQEAAFNEQVFLMKFSYLPSIYPNYHTHLGESHLERFFLDYNAHTYWLSGNMQKLTGLKKIPSWINLAFGYSANGMIYEFENPKYYLGEPFPKLERYRQYIFSLDIDFSKIHTNKKWLKIVFRAINHIKVPFPSIEFNKVDGVSFRPIYF
- a CDS encoding radical SAM protein; this encodes MLSSLKKYSFRKFRESETKIHELNYLFWECTTRCNLNCLHCGSDCSKDSLHKDMPAHDFFQAIDTIKNIPQNFTVVFTGGEPLLRNDLELCGKELRKRGFKWSIVSNGHLYNKERHISLLNAGIGALTISLDGLKESHNWLRNNSHSFEKVINAIELASSSNRINFDIVTCVNQKNFNELEQIRELLISKNVKAWRLFTIIPIGRAAHNSDLSLTDKQFVELMDFITKHRKSKEIDIKFSCEGYVGKYEPHVRDSYFFCRAGINIGSILIDGSISACPNIDRSFIQGNICTDNFYETWKSKFQPFRNREWTKTGQCETCTDYKDCKGNGFHNWHGEKKNVLVCHKEKIR